In a genomic window of Rhabdothermincola sediminis:
- a CDS encoding SDR family oxidoreductase, producing the protein MEVRDRVVVVTGAASGIGRALARRFAEAGAAAVVVADRDASGAERVAAEIGGAAAPTDVTREPEIVALIERTEAEHGPIDLFCSNAGILAVGGPEVPDDAWRRIIDVNVMAHVWAARHLVPRMLERGGGYLLNTASAAGLLSQIGSAPYTVTKHAAVAFAEWLAITHGDRGLKVSVLCPQAVDTPMIGGTASGGVAGVDGVLSPEAVAEAALDGLAAERFLILPHPEVAEYLRRKADDPERWLAGMRRLQARFLGEP; encoded by the coding sequence ATGGAGGTGCGTGACCGGGTGGTGGTGGTGACCGGAGCGGCATCCGGCATCGGGCGAGCGCTCGCCCGCCGCTTCGCCGAAGCAGGAGCCGCTGCTGTCGTGGTGGCGGATCGCGATGCCAGCGGCGCCGAGCGGGTGGCGGCGGAGATCGGCGGGGCGGCGGCGCCCACCGACGTCACCCGCGAGCCCGAGATCGTGGCACTGATCGAGCGCACCGAAGCGGAGCACGGCCCGATCGACCTGTTCTGCTCGAACGCCGGGATCCTCGCCGTCGGCGGTCCCGAGGTGCCCGACGACGCCTGGCGGCGGATCATCGACGTGAACGTGATGGCCCACGTGTGGGCCGCCAGGCACCTCGTCCCCCGGATGCTCGAGCGAGGCGGCGGGTACCTGCTGAACACCGCGTCGGCCGCAGGGTTGCTCAGCCAGATCGGCTCCGCCCCCTACACGGTCACCAAGCACGCGGCGGTGGCCTTCGCGGAGTGGCTGGCCATCACCCACGGGGATCGGGGTCTGAAGGTCTCCGTGCTCTGTCCCCAAGCCGTCGACACCCCCATGATCGGGGGCACCGCCAGCGGTGGCGTGGCAGGAGTCGACGGCGTGCTGTCCCCCGAGGCGGTGGCCGAGGCGGCCCTGGACGGCTTGGCCGCGGAGCGATTCCTGATCCTGCCCCACCCCGAAGTCGCCGAGTACCTGCGCCGCAAGGCCGACGACCCCGAGCGCTGGCTGGCGGGCATGCGCCGCCTGCAAGCCCGCTTCCTCGGTGAGCCGTGA
- a CDS encoding LLM class F420-dependent oxidoreductase, with product MTPPTADAPAGAPLGVTFAGFMNLGLDAAITAARWAEEIGYRSFWTAETVGPEAFATLAAVGQVAPSLDLGTGVIALQLRTPPLAAMAASTLQALHPDNDILLGVGISSPVVTRQWHGAPFGDRPLAQVREYVTLLRECLSGESVSFSGEFYEVHRFRLGVRLGERRPKIVIGALNPGMLRLAGELADGVLLNYLPASHVPWSVEQVRAGGDATIYAYVHVGVCERPDGIDHARRDLFSYAVVDSYARNFERAGFGEEVSEIRARHGARDREGALAAVSDRMIDAIDVMGDADHVAATVRAYLDAGVEVPIVMPLPWGPDRMTVIRRTLEAAASAGR from the coding sequence ATGACCCCCCCGACCGCCGACGCCCCGGCCGGAGCACCGCTGGGGGTGACCTTCGCCGGGTTCATGAACCTCGGCCTGGATGCCGCCATCACCGCGGCCCGTTGGGCCGAGGAGATCGGGTACCGCTCGTTCTGGACGGCCGAGACCGTCGGGCCCGAGGCGTTCGCCACCCTGGCCGCGGTCGGCCAGGTGGCGCCGTCGCTGGATCTGGGCACCGGGGTGATCGCACTCCAGCTGCGCACCCCACCGCTGGCCGCCATGGCCGCGTCCACGCTCCAGGCCCTGCACCCCGACAACGACATCCTGCTCGGGGTAGGTATCAGCTCCCCGGTGGTCACTCGCCAGTGGCACGGCGCGCCCTTCGGTGATCGACCCCTAGCCCAGGTGCGGGAGTACGTCACCTTGCTGCGCGAGTGCCTGTCGGGGGAGTCGGTGTCGTTCTCGGGTGAGTTCTACGAGGTGCACCGATTCCGTCTCGGGGTGCGCCTCGGCGAGCGGCGGCCGAAGATCGTGATCGGGGCGCTGAACCCGGGGATGCTGCGGCTGGCGGGTGAGCTGGCCGACGGCGTGCTGCTCAACTACCTGCCGGCTTCACACGTCCCCTGGTCGGTCGAGCAGGTCCGTGCCGGCGGTGACGCCACCATCTACGCCTACGTGCACGTCGGGGTCTGCGAGCGACCGGACGGCATCGACCACGCGCGGCGGGACCTGTTCTCCTACGCCGTGGTCGACTCGTATGCCCGCAACTTCGAACGGGCGGGCTTCGGTGAGGAGGTGTCCGAGATCCGGGCCCGCCACGGGGCCAGGGACCGGGAAGGCGCGCTTGCCGCGGTGTCCGACCGCATGATCGACGCCATCGACGTCATGGGCGACGCCGACCACGTGGCCGCGACCGTGCGGGCCTACCTCGACGCCGGTGTCGAGGTACCGATCGTGATGCCACTGCCCTGGGGCCCCGACCGCATGACCGTCATCCGCCGCACCCTCGAGGCCGCCGCCTCGGCAGGGCGGTAG